From a region of the Nitrospira sp. genome:
- a CDS encoding DUF2235 domain-containing protein — protein MALYAFDGTWNVDEADEIKETNVLAFCKCLPLDMRVFYLEGVGSRLGFIGKLLGGLAGVGGRFRIAKAMEQLNQYFAEGDRTIDIIGFSRGAALALHFANQVQEEKSGAEVRFLGLWDTVACFGLPGNDLNIAWDLTLPDNVKQCYHAMALDERRGNFCLTRVVPGKGGKLGDRLHEVWFRGVHSDVGGGQCPGLSNIALCWMLRRAKEAGLPVAEDKLKQHALMCDPAAVVSKSFDPKKDPQRTINPGDFVHESVTARGQSGGRAHNDPPLGVRIVHG, from the coding sequence ATGGCGCTCTATGCTTTTGATGGAACGTGGAATGTGGACGAAGCCGATGAAATCAAGGAGACGAACGTGCTGGCATTCTGCAAGTGTCTCCCCCTTGATATGAGGGTGTTTTACTTGGAGGGAGTCGGAAGTCGGCTTGGGTTTATTGGAAAGCTCCTTGGGGGTCTGGCAGGAGTGGGCGGGCGGTTCCGGATCGCCAAAGCGATGGAGCAACTGAATCAGTATTTTGCCGAGGGGGACCGGACGATCGACATTATTGGGTTTAGTCGAGGGGCGGCCCTTGCCCTGCACTTTGCGAATCAAGTGCAAGAGGAGAAGTCAGGGGCCGAGGTTCGCTTTCTTGGTCTCTGGGACACGGTTGCTTGTTTTGGTCTCCCCGGGAATGATCTAAATATTGCGTGGGATCTCACGCTGCCCGACAACGTCAAACAATGTTACCACGCGATGGCGCTCGATGAGCGGCGAGGGAACTTTTGCCTGACCCGAGTGGTGCCGGGCAAGGGCGGAAAGCTCGGAGATCGTCTGCACGAAGTATGGTTCCGTGGGGTCCATTCCGATGTTGGTGGTGGACAATGTCCTGGGCTGTCAAACATTGCCCTCTGTTGGATGCTCCGGCGGGCCAAGGAAGCGGGTCTTCCTGTCGCCGAGGACAAATTGAAGCAACATGCGCTCATGTGTGACCCGGCTGCCGTAGTCTCCAAGAGCTTCGACCCAAAGAAAGACCCACAGCGCACGATCAATCCAGGCGATTTTGTGCATGAGTCGGTCACAGCACGAGGACAATCAGGAGGGAGGGCGCACAACGATCCGCCGTTGGGAGTTCGTATTGTTCATGGGTAG
- a CDS encoding DUF4258 domain-containing protein, with amino-acid sequence MDVEEWEYAFDPDKNVWLIRERGISFEQIIALIESGNLIQVLEHHDRERYPNQLLYEVDVDGYIYVVPVVREHQTLCLKTIYPSRKATRNRAKGNTP; translated from the coding sequence ATGGATGTAGAAGAGTGGGAGTATGCCTTCGACCCGGACAAGAACGTCTGGCTCATCCGGGAACGAGGGATCAGCTTCGAACAGATTATTGCTCTGATCGAAAGCGGCAATCTCATTCAGGTGCTGGAGCATCACGACCGCGAGCGCTACCCCAACCAGCTTCTCTATGAGGTCGATGTTGATGGATATATCTACGTCGTGCCGGTCGTCCGAGAACACCAGACACTGTGTTTAAAGACAATCTATCCCAGCCGCAAGGCGACCAGAAACCGTGCGAAAGGAAACACACCATGA
- a CDS encoding DUF3422 family protein — MRKLHERPHQPVGRWLRAPAHMHYEAFRMADPPTQRPASRSEFQSLLEHFKVPAETTDLRENFGYGIKESEDGDRLILIWQAHTEYYNYQLWHIPSESNGTVTFGPLRFPDYTFPMELLGSMVCRLDVLLTTDMLPARSELRGLMPGPVLYGSRIFNEQTCVATSFTPDDQGRERYWVGVGSSQGDPTRLKDIVDAIVRIETYYHLLLMQKPLFSAAIDQVYKFEQVHLKQREIITSHIAHANSEILQRWLNTLTQDLLKTNRMAGKLHFELSASLPYDKIVHTTLTSIGEHPMDSYRPISDYVLGGITGVAEGYQQLLRRIDTLRGGFEGIIAIIRTRIDLIVESQNLALLQSVDKTTKSQVILQHTVEGLSVIVIAYYLAGLGGYVFKGFAELGWLKNVNLASAIFVPIAIGLAFLITTVSKKYLQRKLADEQPEAKGDKREE, encoded by the coding sequence TTGAGAAAGTTGCATGAACGTCCGCACCAGCCGGTTGGGAGATGGTTGCGTGCGCCTGCCCATATGCACTACGAAGCGTTTCGGATGGCCGACCCGCCGACGCAACGTCCAGCCAGTCGATCGGAATTCCAATCGCTGTTGGAACATTTTAAGGTTCCCGCCGAGACGACGGATCTCCGGGAAAATTTCGGCTACGGTATCAAGGAATCCGAGGACGGGGATCGGCTCATCCTCATCTGGCAGGCGCATACGGAATACTATAACTACCAACTCTGGCATATCCCGTCGGAATCGAACGGAACAGTAACCTTCGGACCATTGAGGTTTCCGGATTACACGTTTCCTATGGAGCTGCTTGGGTCGATGGTCTGCCGATTGGATGTTCTTCTGACGACGGACATGCTGCCGGCGCGGAGCGAGTTGCGTGGGCTGATGCCCGGCCCCGTCTTGTACGGAAGCCGAATCTTCAATGAACAGACATGCGTCGCGACGAGCTTTACGCCGGACGACCAAGGGCGAGAGCGGTACTGGGTCGGGGTCGGTTCGTCGCAAGGCGATCCGACACGCCTGAAAGATATCGTCGATGCCATTGTGCGGATCGAGACCTACTATCATTTGTTGTTGATGCAAAAGCCGCTGTTCTCCGCCGCCATCGACCAGGTCTACAAATTTGAGCAGGTTCACTTGAAGCAGCGAGAAATTATTACGTCTCACATCGCCCACGCAAACTCGGAAATCTTGCAGCGATGGCTGAATACCCTCACCCAGGATCTGTTGAAGACGAACCGTATGGCGGGAAAGCTGCATTTCGAGTTGTCCGCCTCGCTCCCGTACGACAAGATCGTGCATACGACGCTGACCTCTATCGGCGAGCATCCCATGGACTCCTATCGTCCCATCTCCGATTATGTGTTGGGAGGCATCACGGGAGTCGCGGAAGGCTATCAACAGCTCTTGCGTCGCATCGACACGCTCCGCGGGGGCTTCGAGGGCATTATCGCGATCATTCGGACCCGCATCGACTTGATCGTGGAATCGCAAAATCTCGCATTACTCCAAAGCGTCGACAAAACGACCAAGAGCCAGGTGATCTTGCAACATACGGTCGAAGGCTTGTCAGTGATCGTGATCGCGTATTATTTAGCGGGACTTGGGGGGTATGTCTTTAAAGGATTTGCCGAACTCGGTTGGCTCAAGAACGTGAATTTGGCCTCCGCGATCTTTGTCCCGATTGCGATTGGCCTGGCCTTTCTCATTACGACGGTGAGCAAGAAATATCTGCAGAGGAAACTGGCAGACGAACAGCCGGAGGCGAAGGGCGACAAGCGGGAAGAGTGA
- the uvrA gene encoding excinuclease ABC subunit UvrA, whose translation MKSSPQPQNQSAVLIIEGARQNNLKNISLQIPHNQVTAITGVSGSGKSSLAFDTIFAEGQWRYVESLSTYARMFLDKVARPDVDRLINVRPAIAIEQKNQVRTARSTVGTTTEIADLLRLLFAKIGKPTCPDCHQEARSFQPDAVTDDLLKRWLDARAMILFPIATPSSKEEPAFVQSLLTRGFTRIKATDDVLDLHEIKPSSLHQAPSLFIVLDRLVIREDNRTRLVEAIETAFREGDGHCSIDIIDHGRQSYSTRFLCQSCGRTFEPLKPILFSFNHPLGACPECKGFGNVLRYDPELVIPDPTKSLAQGVVEPWSKPSSAWWQKQMLSAMKRHGVDTTIPFTSLSNDTQRLLWEGDKSFDGINDFFEYLEGKRYKLHVRVFLSRYRTPFDCPSCHGSRLKPDALFVKIAGANIHQTMERTVERFSEWAESLPLSSFEREIAADILRQLKAKLGFLQRVGLGYLTLNRQTKTLSGGEAQRVALANQLGSQLVGTLYVLDEPTIGLHARDTDLLAGILHDLADTGNTVVVVEHDRRMIESADYLVELGPHSGEKGGEIVRAAPTQEFIQDRRATTARYLRDEEQIPLPTKRRSGNGKMLVIAGATEHNLKDLFVRIPLGMLVCVTGVSGSGKSTLVEDTLYRAVARAFRLESLPMGRFKAIKGIEHLSGIRLINQQPIGRTPRSNPITYLKAFDEIRRLFASEQAALHRGLTPGHFSFNAAGGRCERCEGSGVEKLEMYFFEDIYAPCEICEGRRFKPEILKIRYRGKNVSEVLNMTVEEALSFFTGTLKLQERLHLLSSIGLGYLCLGQSATTLSGGEAQRLKIAAELISGGGLSRKETVPFRSRKRDRHPSPSSGSQSPNNMLYIMDEPTTGLHFEDIKKLLAVLHKLVNAGNTLVVVEHNLDVIKAADWIIDLGPEGGSAGGQIVAEGRPEQVAKVAASHTGRFLAKIFPEK comes from the coding sequence TTGAAATCTAGCCCTCAACCCCAGAACCAATCTGCAGTCCTCATTATCGAAGGGGCCCGGCAGAACAATCTGAAGAACATCTCGCTGCAGATTCCCCACAATCAGGTGACGGCCATTACCGGAGTCTCAGGGTCCGGTAAATCCTCGCTGGCGTTCGACACGATCTTCGCGGAAGGTCAATGGCGGTATGTCGAGTCGCTCTCGACCTATGCCCGCATGTTTCTCGACAAGGTAGCTCGACCGGATGTGGATCGCCTCATTAACGTGCGTCCGGCGATTGCCATCGAACAGAAGAATCAAGTGCGGACGGCTCGCTCGACGGTCGGGACGACGACAGAAATCGCCGATCTGCTTCGCCTGCTCTTCGCGAAGATCGGCAAGCCTACTTGCCCAGACTGTCATCAGGAAGCCCGTTCGTTTCAGCCTGACGCGGTGACCGACGATCTCCTCAAGCGATGGCTCGATGCCCGAGCGATGATACTATTCCCCATTGCGACTCCTTCCTCCAAAGAAGAACCTGCTTTTGTCCAATCATTGCTCACCCGCGGATTCACTCGAATTAAGGCCACCGACGATGTGCTTGACTTGCACGAGATCAAACCGTCATCACTCCATCAAGCACCATCGCTCTTCATCGTTCTCGATCGCCTGGTGATCCGGGAGGACAACCGCACTCGTCTGGTCGAAGCGATCGAAACCGCGTTTCGTGAAGGAGACGGGCACTGTTCGATCGACATCATCGACCATGGACGCCAATCCTACAGCACGAGATTTCTCTGCCAGAGTTGCGGACGTACCTTCGAACCCCTGAAACCGATTCTCTTTTCGTTCAACCATCCGCTCGGCGCCTGCCCTGAATGTAAAGGGTTCGGCAACGTGCTGCGGTACGATCCGGAGCTGGTCATCCCCGACCCAACCAAGTCGCTTGCTCAAGGGGTCGTCGAGCCATGGAGCAAGCCCAGCTCCGCCTGGTGGCAGAAACAGATGTTGTCCGCGATGAAACGACACGGGGTAGATACCACGATTCCGTTCACCTCGCTTTCCAATGATACTCAACGATTGCTCTGGGAGGGGGACAAGTCGTTCGATGGGATCAACGATTTCTTCGAGTACCTGGAAGGCAAGCGCTACAAGCTGCATGTCCGTGTCTTCCTCAGCCGCTACCGCACGCCCTTCGACTGTCCCAGTTGCCATGGCAGCCGCCTCAAACCGGATGCGCTGTTCGTCAAGATTGCCGGTGCCAACATCCACCAAACGATGGAGCGGACTGTAGAGCGCTTTTCCGAATGGGCAGAATCTCTACCTCTATCGTCCTTTGAACGAGAAATCGCCGCTGATATTCTGCGACAACTCAAAGCAAAACTCGGCTTTCTCCAACGCGTCGGCCTCGGGTACCTGACGCTTAATCGGCAAACCAAGACCCTCTCCGGCGGCGAGGCGCAACGGGTCGCGCTTGCCAACCAACTGGGATCTCAGTTGGTCGGCACCTTGTACGTCCTTGATGAACCGACCATCGGCCTTCATGCCAGGGATACTGATCTCTTGGCCGGAATCCTCCACGATCTGGCTGACACAGGCAATACGGTGGTCGTCGTCGAACATGACCGCCGCATGATTGAATCGGCCGATTACCTTGTCGAACTCGGTCCCCATTCCGGAGAAAAGGGCGGCGAAATCGTCCGCGCGGCACCCACGCAGGAATTCATCCAGGATCGCCGAGCAACCACCGCCCGATACCTGCGTGACGAAGAACAGATTCCCCTGCCCACCAAGCGACGATCCGGCAACGGCAAGATGCTGGTGATCGCCGGCGCGACCGAACATAATCTCAAAGACCTGTTCGTTCGTATCCCCCTCGGCATGCTGGTCTGTGTGACCGGTGTCTCCGGTTCAGGCAAGAGTACGCTGGTTGAAGATACCCTCTATCGAGCCGTCGCCCGAGCCTTCCGCCTGGAATCTCTTCCCATGGGGCGGTTTAAGGCGATCAAGGGCATTGAGCATCTCAGCGGTATCCGCTTGATCAACCAACAGCCGATCGGGCGCACGCCTCGCTCCAACCCGATTACGTACCTGAAAGCGTTCGATGAGATTCGCCGGCTGTTCGCGTCCGAACAAGCGGCGCTTCACCGGGGACTCACCCCGGGACACTTTTCATTCAATGCCGCCGGTGGCCGCTGCGAACGCTGCGAAGGCAGCGGGGTGGAAAAGTTGGAAATGTATTTCTTCGAGGATATTTACGCGCCCTGCGAAATCTGCGAAGGCAGACGCTTCAAACCCGAGATTCTGAAGATTCGCTACCGTGGCAAGAATGTCTCCGAAGTCCTCAACATGACCGTGGAGGAAGCGCTCTCCTTCTTCACCGGGACGCTGAAACTCCAGGAACGGCTACATCTACTTAGCTCCATCGGCCTTGGCTATCTATGCCTGGGCCAATCAGCCACGACCCTATCCGGCGGTGAAGCTCAACGATTGAAAATCGCCGCCGAGCTGATCTCCGGTGGGGGACTGTCCCGCAAAGAGACGGTCCCATTTCGTAGCCGGAAGCGGGACAGGCACCCCTCGCCCAGCTCTGGGAGCCAGTCCCCTAACAACATGCTCTATATCATGGACGAACCGACCACCGGTTTACATTTTGAAGACATCAAGAAGCTCCTCGCTGTTCTCCACAAACTCGTCAACGCCGGCAACACGCTGGTCGTCGTTGAACACAATCTGGACGTCATCAAGGCGGCCGACTGGATCATCGACCTCGGCCCCGAAGGCGGGTCAGCGGGTGGACAAATCGTGGCTGAAGGAAGGCCGGAACAGGTGGCAAAAGTGGCTGCGTCACATACAGGACGGTTTCTCGCGAAGATCTTTCCCGAGAAATAG
- a CDS encoding nucleotidyltransferase family protein, which translates to MKTREEVLQVIEQNQVALKKLGVRRLGLFGSCARGEATAGSDLDFVVEFSDKSFDAYMDLKSFLEDLFHSRIDLVTISGIKPRLLPIIQRETVYASGF; encoded by the coding sequence ATGAAGACTCGTGAAGAAGTCCTTCAGGTCATTGAACAGAATCAGGTAGCGCTGAAAAAGTTGGGGGTGCGTCGGCTCGGCCTGTTCGGATCCTGTGCGCGGGGCGAGGCCACGGCAGGGAGCGATCTCGATTTCGTTGTGGAGTTTTCGGACAAGTCCTTCGACGCCTACATGGATCTCAAGAGCTTTCTGGAAGACCTGTTTCACTCCCGCATAGACCTGGTTACCATCAGCGGAATCAAACCGCGTCTCTTGCCGATCATTCAAAGAGAAACGGTCTATGCCTCGGGATTCTAA
- a CDS encoding YqgE/AlgH family protein, translated as MNVELRKGIFLIAAPSLRDPNFRQTVVLLCEHGSEGALGVIVNRPTAMSISEALPQVPVIEGSGHVLYAGGPVQTNQVMLLYRGDQFPENAHHVFDGVCLGGDVGMVERILTGAGTTECFRAYLGYSGWGPGQLENEMQTGSWITLPADPQAVFEKDPTRVWGDILLTLGDAYHPYADMPFDPSCN; from the coding sequence ATGAACGTCGAACTCCGTAAAGGCATTTTTTTGATCGCTGCCCCGAGCCTACGTGATCCGAACTTTCGCCAGACCGTCGTCTTGCTGTGTGAGCACGGGTCGGAAGGAGCACTCGGCGTCATCGTGAATCGTCCCACTGCCATGTCCATCTCCGAAGCCCTCCCACAGGTTCCTGTGATCGAGGGATCCGGCCATGTGCTCTATGCCGGCGGTCCTGTGCAGACGAATCAAGTGATGCTGCTCTACCGGGGCGATCAGTTTCCGGAGAATGCGCACCACGTGTTCGACGGCGTCTGTCTGGGCGGGGACGTCGGCATGGTCGAACGCATTCTCACCGGTGCCGGAACGACAGAATGCTTTCGCGCCTATCTTGGGTACTCGGGATGGGGACCAGGCCAGCTGGAAAATGAGATGCAGACCGGATCGTGGATCACGTTACCCGCAGATCCGCAGGCGGTGTTTGAAAAAGATCCGACGCGTGTCTGGGGGGATATCCTCCTCACGCTGGGGGACGCGTATCACCCGTACGCCGACATGCCTTTCGATCCCTCCTGCAACTGA
- a CDS encoding SUMF1/EgtB/PvdO family nonheme iron enzyme has protein sequence MTLSDKPLKAFVSSTFIDLKDHRAHVINALRNAGLFVDPMENWTAEGDEPKKFSQDRLNGCDLCVLLVAFRRGFVLDGENRSITQMEYDTAVKQGIDILPFMLAEDAPWPRKFDELGKDPGIQTWRQQLQKSHGVESFSLDPRSIDMTGALGRWLAKRTPVQSEVGKIERIDWPEGKSPYRGLLWFNQEYAPLFFGRDRQVDELIGKLSEPGGRALLVIGASGSGKSSVVSAGVWQAVIKQGRLPGSAQWVWLRIQPSDGDTPSDALARGLKDIFQLSVRPRLTTRGSTLCDVLAHQLSQGQELILFVDQFEELFTSGFNEPDIQDFLELLIGTAKETIYRLRVVATIRSEFLGKLEAYESTLNLLNSPYRYHLGPVSPRMLQEMIEKPAEATGYTFEPGLVERILQDTGQAPGNVALVEYALKQLFERRKGRTFTVEAYEAIGGVVGAIATKANHVLTELPEEVRGAFDAVFAELVHVERERPPTRSRAAVSAFSADANALQLIEALAGQDCRILVTSGSGQEAIVEVTHEKLFTAWGKLKEWIDNSDANLRLIDFEEECAKRWHEKGCRVQNLWGSEQAAAVYSALRRFKKAPSSQLQTMMYPQDMLIERLDDVALSHLDRLLIGQKLTEFGDPRPGVGLTQDGLPDIEWVDIPGGEVKLDRVEDMVEVNPFRIATYPVTNEQFAAFENANDGYRNEEWWKDIHQHDKAKDPRWLDANCPRESVSWYEAIAFCRWLSHRTGSSIRLPTEWEWQQAATGGDSQRENPWPGEFDKSRFNSFESRLERTTAVGMYLAGATQHGVLDMAGNVQEWCLNTYERDITITTGGSRVLRGGSWKYLVGRLSTSTRYMELAGDRNNYTGFRLAQDIES, from the coding sequence ATGACATTAAGCGACAAACCCCTCAAAGCCTTTGTCTCTTCCACGTTCATCGATCTCAAGGATCATCGTGCGCATGTGATCAATGCGCTGCGGAATGCCGGGTTGTTTGTGGATCCGATGGAGAACTGGACAGCGGAAGGCGATGAGCCCAAGAAGTTTTCTCAAGATCGCCTCAATGGCTGCGACCTCTGTGTCTTGCTTGTCGCCTTCCGTCGAGGGTTCGTACTAGACGGAGAGAACCGAAGCATTACACAAATGGAATATGACACCGCAGTGAAGCAAGGGATTGATATTCTGCCGTTTATGCTTGCCGAGGACGCGCCTTGGCCGCGGAAGTTCGATGAATTGGGCAAAGACCCGGGGATACAAACATGGCGACAGCAGCTTCAGAAGAGTCATGGGGTTGAATCTTTTTCGCTAGACCCTCGTTCCATCGATATGACGGGTGCTCTGGGCCGTTGGTTGGCCAAGAGAACGCCGGTTCAGTCAGAGGTAGGGAAGATTGAACGCATCGACTGGCCGGAAGGCAAGTCGCCCTATCGCGGGTTGCTGTGGTTCAACCAGGAGTATGCGCCCTTGTTCTTCGGGCGTGACCGTCAAGTGGACGAGTTGATCGGCAAGCTGAGCGAGCCAGGAGGACGCGCGCTGCTCGTCATCGGGGCATCCGGGTCGGGGAAATCGTCCGTGGTATCAGCAGGAGTCTGGCAGGCCGTCATCAAACAAGGGAGATTGCCCGGAAGTGCACAATGGGTCTGGCTTCGCATCCAGCCCAGTGACGGCGACACACCCTCTGATGCACTTGCCCGTGGACTGAAGGACATCTTCCAACTTTCCGTACGACCGCGATTGACGACCAGGGGTTCCACGTTGTGCGATGTCCTCGCCCACCAGCTCAGCCAAGGCCAGGAATTGATCTTGTTCGTCGATCAATTCGAAGAGTTGTTCACGAGCGGCTTCAACGAGCCGGACATTCAGGACTTTCTTGAGTTGTTGATCGGCACGGCCAAGGAAACAATCTACCGACTCAGGGTCGTGGCCACGATCCGCAGCGAATTTCTTGGAAAACTGGAAGCGTATGAATCCACGCTGAATCTGCTCAATAGCCCCTACCGGTATCATCTGGGTCCTGTCTCGCCAAGGATGTTGCAGGAGATGATCGAGAAACCGGCTGAGGCCACCGGTTACACCTTTGAACCGGGGCTCGTCGAGCGGATCTTGCAAGATACCGGGCAAGCGCCGGGGAACGTGGCGCTCGTGGAGTATGCTCTCAAGCAACTCTTTGAACGGCGCAAGGGCCGGACATTTACAGTGGAGGCCTATGAGGCCATCGGTGGCGTGGTCGGAGCGATCGCGACGAAGGCTAATCATGTATTGACAGAGTTGCCGGAAGAGGTGCGCGGTGCATTTGATGCCGTGTTTGCCGAGCTGGTGCATGTCGAACGTGAGCGACCTCCGACACGAAGCCGTGCCGCCGTCTCTGCGTTCAGTGCAGATGCGAACGCGCTGCAGCTCATTGAAGCTTTGGCGGGACAAGATTGCCGGATCCTGGTCACGAGCGGGAGCGGGCAAGAGGCCATTGTGGAAGTCACCCATGAAAAGTTGTTCACCGCTTGGGGAAAGCTCAAGGAGTGGATCGACAACAGCGACGCCAATCTGCGACTGATCGACTTCGAGGAGGAGTGTGCCAAGCGATGGCATGAGAAGGGCTGCCGCGTCCAGAACTTGTGGGGATCGGAACAAGCCGCAGCAGTCTACAGCGCTTTGAGACGATTCAAGAAGGCGCCATCTTCACAGCTTCAGACAATGATGTACCCACAGGATATGCTGATTGAGCGGCTCGATGATGTGGCGCTTTCTCATCTAGACCGCTTGTTGATCGGTCAAAAGCTGACGGAGTTTGGTGATCCTCGGCCCGGTGTTGGGCTCACGCAGGATGGGCTGCCTGACATTGAGTGGGTCGATATCCCTGGAGGAGAGGTGAAGTTGGACCGGGTCGAGGATATGGTTGAGGTCAACCCCTTCCGGATCGCCACATACCCAGTGACCAACGAGCAGTTTGCGGCGTTCGAGAACGCAAATGATGGTTATCGAAATGAGGAGTGGTGGAAGGACATCCACCAGCACGATAAGGCCAAGGATCCGAGATGGCTCGATGCCAATTGTCCTCGGGAGTCGGTCTCCTGGTACGAAGCAATTGCCTTTTGCCGCTGGCTCAGTCACCGGACTGGCTCAAGTATTCGTCTTCCCACGGAATGGGAGTGGCAGCAGGCAGCAACAGGAGGAGATTCACAGCGCGAGAATCCTTGGCCTGGTGAATTCGATAAAAGTCGGTTTAACAGTTTTGAAAGCCGACTGGAACGCACGACTGCGGTCGGGATGTATCTAGCTGGGGCGACGCAGCATGGTGTGCTGGATATGGCAGGCAACGTCCAAGAGTGGTGTCTGAACACCTATGAGCGAGACATCACGATAACAACAGGTGGCAGTCGCGTGCTCCGGGGCGGCTCTTGGAAATATCTGGTGGGGCGCTTGAGTACGTCGACCCGTTACATGGAACTCGCCGGCGACCGAAACAACTACACCGGCTTCCGCCTTGCCCAGGACATTGAGTCCTAA
- a CDS encoding DUF86 domain-containing protein, with the protein MPRDSKVYLEDILEATRKITAYTGALSKAEFMEDEKTIDAVVRNLEVIGEAVKKLPEDLRAQHSAVEWKKIAGLRDILIHEYFGLDAEIVWDIVRNKVPALDREVRTMLHE; encoded by the coding sequence ATGCCTCGGGATTCTAAGGTCTATCTGGAGGACATTCTCGAGGCCACTCGAAAGATTACGGCGTATACCGGCGCTCTGTCCAAAGCCGAGTTCATGGAGGATGAGAAAACGATCGACGCAGTCGTCCGCAATCTTGAAGTCATTGGTGAGGCCGTCAAAAAGCTCCCTGAGGATTTGCGCGCGCAGCATTCCGCCGTGGAATGGAAGAAAATCGCGGGTCTTCGAGATATTCTGATTCATGAATACTTCGGTCTTGATGCGGAGATTGTGTGGGATATCGTGCGGAACAAAGTGCCGGCGCTCGATCGAGAGGTACGCACGATGCTCCACGAATAG
- a CDS encoding PDZ domain-containing protein, whose protein sequence is MQSFLPPCSVRLREVALVIAAMTPALLLSGCGVGYTIVKSEAKLDRLSVPMTKAQVLQEIGKPDRIIRDDGRMLVWEYSLTARRQWLYEMAYCPIAVWFGGCILYPFTNFASDQHESPHHVVLVDDELCAWGPPAAILQRRRVCVTAGGMTSTRYGRGVRPEPVVTGNGPINRDTIDQYRTMAVMLFKDADGAPGTGSRVAGIVTSLMLDLDVHMVERSKLDDVLKEQVIQLTHADDADALEVGKLIDAQAIIVGEVQQWERREQERTHSVSLTLRMIDVETGLLLFSGQGSLTDPTTDNPEGSARLIVHRVLARFASQTGLLGSGQIGVSWELQGDDVSRFYVVKELRIGMPAEKAGLKVGDQVIGCNGIRLVEAETEREVKRFCQVEAGQVLQLTVRRADQVLVIPVTAEKRPGL, encoded by the coding sequence ATGCAATCCTTCCTCCCCCCCTGCTCTGTCCGGCTCCGGGAAGTTGCATTGGTCATCGCGGCCATGACGCCGGCGCTCTTATTATCCGGCTGTGGTGTCGGTTACACGATCGTCAAATCAGAGGCGAAACTGGATCGATTGTCGGTTCCCATGACCAAAGCGCAGGTCCTGCAAGAAATCGGAAAACCGGATCGAATTATTCGTGACGATGGACGGATGCTGGTCTGGGAATACTCGTTGACGGCGAGGAGACAATGGCTGTACGAGATGGCCTATTGCCCGATCGCGGTATGGTTCGGCGGGTGCATCCTGTATCCCTTTACGAATTTCGCATCGGATCAGCACGAGTCTCCGCACCATGTGGTCTTGGTGGATGACGAACTCTGTGCCTGGGGACCCCCGGCGGCTATCCTTCAGCGGCGGCGCGTCTGCGTCACCGCCGGCGGCATGACATCGACAAGATATGGACGTGGGGTTCGGCCGGAGCCGGTGGTGACCGGCAACGGGCCGATCAACCGCGACACGATCGATCAGTATCGTACGATGGCCGTCATGCTGTTCAAGGACGCCGACGGCGCTCCGGGAACCGGCTCACGCGTGGCCGGTATCGTGACAAGTCTCATGTTGGACCTGGATGTGCATATGGTTGAACGGTCCAAGTTGGATGACGTGTTGAAGGAACAGGTGATCCAGCTGACCCATGCCGACGATGCCGATGCCCTTGAGGTGGGTAAATTGATCGACGCTCAGGCCATTATTGTCGGAGAAGTGCAACAGTGGGAACGGCGTGAGCAGGAACGGACCCATAGCGTCTCGCTGACTCTACGGATGATCGACGTCGAGACGGGTTTGCTCCTGTTCAGCGGGCAAGGATCTTTGACTGATCCGACGACGGACAATCCTGAAGGTTCTGCTCGTCTGATTGTCCATAGGGTGCTTGCCAGATTCGCTTCGCAGACCGGTCTCTTGGGATCCGGCCAGATCGGCGTGAGTTGGGAGCTGCAGGGAGACGACGTGAGCCGATTCTACGTCGTCAAAGAATTACGTATTGGGATGCCGGCGGAAAAGGCCGGACTCAAGGTCGGGGATCAGGTCATCGGATGCAATGGGATTCGACTGGTCGAGGCCGAGACTGAGCGGGAAGTCAAACGATTCTGCCAGGTTGAGGCTGGACAGGTATTGCAACTCACTGTGCGACGTGCCGATCAGGTGCTCGTGATCCCTGTCACGGCTGAGAAGCGCCCCGGCTTATAA